In the Aristaeella hokkaidonensis genome, GGACAGGGAGCTCAATGAGATCCGGACTGCCTTGCCTGAAGAACATGTTTGCGGGTTTGAGTATGGTGATTATGTCGGACACTGTGCCTATACGTCCCATGAAACAAATGACGGCGGCTGGGAGATCGTCCGGACGGATCTTACCAGCCGCGAAGTAAGCAGGATCCGGCTGGAGCTTCCGGTTTATCCACGCCATATGATCCTTTCAGGAGCGTGCCTCTGCTGCGGTGTGGCAGGATTTACCTTTGATTCGGTTGTTTTCTTTGGCTGGGACGGTAAAGTGATCTCCCGGCATCACCTGGAACATATCTGGCATGTCTGGGAAGAAGCCGGAAAACTGTATGGCGCGGCGGTGGATGATAAATCCCATAATATAATCGGCGTCTATCTTTTCCGTGAAAAAGCAAAGCTCCGGGGATAAATCCCCGGAGCTTCTTTTATACGAACCCTAATTGTTAATTGTTAATTCTTAATTGTTCATTTGGGCTTCGCCCATTGCTTCCTACCTCATCCTAAGAGTATCTTCCTCACATTCTCCTCAATCGCTGCACTGTCCATGGTGCTTTGAACGAGCGGCTGTATAACTTCCCGGCTTTCCCTCATGTGCGGCAGCCGAGAGGCCAGGGCATTTGCCTTGTCTTCTTTTCCGGCCTTCAGGTACAGGAAGCATAACGCGGCCCGGATGGTGGCCTTCTGCTTTTCGTTCGCGGAAAGCGGCAGGCCTTTTTCCATCAGTTCAATGGCTTCCGCGGTTTCGCCCTGCAGCGCCAGGGCTCCTGCCAGCCCCAGCATCATGCCGGGGTCGTTCGGATAGGTCAGCAGTGCTTCCCGATAGGTCTTCGCGGCCGCCTCATAATCCTCCTCCTGCTGATATGCCACCGCTTTGGCGTGGATCCCCCGCCGGGTTTCTTCCGCCCGGATCGTATCCATCCCCAGCAGCAGGTCCACGCTGGTTTCAAAGATATTCGCCAGCGCGGGCAGGAACGTGATATCCGGATACGATTCCCCCCGTTCCCACTTGGAAACGCTTTGCGCCGTAATTCCCAGATATTCAGCCACATCTTCCTGGGTCAGTTCTTTCATGATCCTGTATTTTTTCAGGTTTGCTGACAGATACATCATAAGTGTTCCTCCGTGTTTTTATTTCCGGAACGTTCCAGAAGCATCATACCATTTATGCGGCAAAATCCAATAACGCAGTGGTTGTGTTCAGCTCAACCGATTCGGCGGAGGTGCGTGTGGAAAAATAGACCCCTGTAATTTGCTTTTTTCATCCTGTTTACTGACCAATACAAATTATATACTTTTTTCAAAACGAGGGGTAGGGTAAAATATATCCTACAGAAACAGTTGTCGATATCCGATCAATACCTTCCAAAATGAAAAAGGAGCAGAATACTATGTTGAGAAAACTGATTTCCCTGGCACTGTGTATGATCCTGTGCGTGTCGGCGTCCGTGATTTCGGCGTGCGCAGAGGAAACGGCTCCTGTTGAAAAAAGGATTACTAAGATTCAGAAAGCCGTTGAAGAGGGCGGGGACAAAGCGCTGTGGGAACTGGTAAACACGAATTACGCGACCAATGCTTACAAGGAAGAGGGTTGCTCAGAACTGTATATCTGGGCCCCGGACGGTCCGGTGCTTCCGTGTGTAGGCCGGGAAGATGAACACGTAAAGAACTATTATATGGTCGATATGATGGTGACCAACAATGTAGGGCTTATGCTGGAACAGGTGCTTTCCTATACAGTGCAACCTGACGGAACATGCGTGTTACAGGATCTGAGCCAGGATTTGCTTCCTGCCGGGCCGGAACGTATTGCTCCCGGTTATGTGTTTTCCTATCGCTCCACTTATCCTGCGGACGGGACCAGCAGGTATGAAATTGTTGCGGCCGTCGGCACAGATGATAACGGGCATGAGCTTGAGTTTTACGGTGTAATCCAACGATTGAACTACATACCATATGACGCTGCAGAGATTGTTTCGGTGAACCCGGACTATGACATAGACAGGGTTCGCTATGAAGCGGATTTCCGAATGATCCTTGCTGACGGCGTCTGGTGGGTTCCGATCAACACGCTGGGGAAAACACGCTATACCAACCGGGAAATTGCCGACATGGTGGAGCACAGTCCGGAGGAGAAGCAGGAAGAAATCTCTACCTTGTACGAAGCAATCCAGCTTTTCAGGATCAGCGGTTTCACTTATACAGAAGACAACGCAGATATCCTTGAGAACGAAATCAAGTGGGAACATCATAAACCCGGACGCGATGCGGTGCGCACCAATACAGGCTGCTGCGCGACAGACAGCAACTGGCTGAATTATATCCTGAGCGGGGATTATGAGCAAATTGGTTTCCTGAGCTATTCCTGTGCAGACAACAACGGACATGTGTTCAACTTTATCTATCAGGACGGATACTATTACTTTATTGACCTGACAGGTTATGAGGACAGTTATGAGAACGGACTGGCACGGGAGAGCGGAATGCCCAGGGACTATATATATTCGGGCTTGGCTACAGGATGCCTGATTAAGGCCAGGTCGCCAGAAGACTTTGTGAATTATTATGTCGGGATCTGCGGGAATGCTCCGAATCTGTTTTTCCTTTACCAGGGGGAGAATAACCTGCCTATTGCTGGAATAGAAATAGACGGATTGATGACGATGACTTATCCGGAAGGATATGACATCCAGATCCTGGACGGCAATGAACCTGACAAGCTGGGTGTGCAGTTTGTCGAGGGACCGAAGAAAGAATATAAGTGGTCTGCCCTGAAGGATGCGAAAATCAAGGTAAAGGATAAATACCTGCGTGACGCGGAAAAAAACGCGGCTGAGCCGCTGACAGCCTGGCAGCCGGGAGACGTGCTTACGCTGGAGGATAACAGCGATAAGGGCCGGGCAGTGATTGACGGAGTCAAATTCGGTACTTCCAAAAGGGACGAGGTCCGGGTTGGCTTTGAGGACAATCTGTACCTGGACGGCAAACATGCCAATGGTGTTTTCGATCTCAGCCTGCAGCTGGAACAGCACAGCGAAGCGATGAAGGATATGGACAGCCTGGTGCTCGGAGAGCTGAACATAGATATCGTCAGGACGATCCCCGAAACACAGCTGGTGATCTGTACGCGGGAAGGCGATCAGCTGACCGTACAGGAAGTGACAGACGGAAAGTACTACGAATCCCGGCAGATCAGTATCCGGAAGGATGAGAACGGCAATTGGACAGAAACACCTGAGTACTGGTACCTGATCATCACAAACGGCAAGAAAATGAAATATGAATTCGGACGGTTCAAATGCGAGCTTAACTAATGAACAATGAACCGGCTGTGGCCGGAAAAACCCGCTGTGCATCTGCACAGCGGGTTTTTATATAATTTATTAAGAACCTCTTGACCTGGCCTTTACGGCCAGGCTTATGATTCGTCCGAAATCAAGAATGGAGGACGGACGATGAAAGATTTGAGCCTTATGACCTGGAAGGAAATACAGGCGGCTGACAAGAAAAAGAGTATTGTTTTTGTGGTGATGGCGCCAATTGAAGAACACGGATGGTGTCTTCCGCTGGCCACAGATCTGCTGGAAGGAGTATACTGGAGCAAAGGAGCAATGCAAAAACTGGAGCAGCGGCTGGGAGCAGAATGTTTTTATCTCCCTCCGTTTCCGGTTGCGGCAGCTTCCGTAAATGAGTTTTACGGATCCATTCATTTCTCCATGAAGGATACTTGCAGAATTGCCTGCGGGATACTGGAAAGTATACAATGTATGGGATTCTGGCATATTGTTGTGATCGCTTCCCATGCGGATCCGCAGCACCAGATCGCGATTGAAAAGGCGGTCAGGAAGGCAAACGCCAGGAACGGGCTGAGCGTTTTTGCGCCGATGGGGCAGATCTTTATGGGCGTTGGTGTGAAGCCGTTGGCACAGCTGGAAGCTTTTGAAAAAGAACACGGCAATGATTATCATGCCGGATGGATTGAAACTTCAAGCCTGCTGGATATTGATGAGCAGTATGTGCGGGAAGGATTCAGGGAACTGCCGTCATCAAGGATCACAGACAGGGATATGATCTTCCGAAAGAAACAGCTGGAGGCCATGGGTGAGTACGGCCATATCGGTTCACCAGATCTGGCAACAAAAGAACTGGGCAAACAGTTGAATGACAACTGTATTGATTCAATCTGTGATGCGGTGGAGAAGTTCTACCACAGAAGCGAATATGAAAAGTACGGGGAGTATACTTTATATAAAATCCTCCCGCTGCATATCGGATTCCTGGGAAAAGTCAGGAGAAGGAAGGTGGCTAAATGACGTATACAAGAGGACAGTTCGCGGTAATGGGAAACGTGGGGAGAAAAGCACTGCGGCTGTATCACGAAGAGGGGCTCCTGGCGCCTGTCAGCATTAACGAGGAAAACGGATATCACTATTATGACGACACACAGCTGGAAACCCTGGAGAGAATCAAAAGACTCCGGAAAATCGGATTATCCCTTTTTGAAATCAAGCAGATCCTGGATGGGAAGGTTCAGGAAGAGGAGATTGTCGACAGTAAGATCAGGGAGAAGGATGAACTGCTGAAAGAGCTGAAGGCACTGGCCGGAGAAACCGGGAAGCAGGAAACAGCTTATGACGGTAAACCGGATACACAGCCTTTTGAAAGAACAAAGTGTATCTGCATCGAAGAGAATGTGGAACTGGAAAACCTGGGCATGTCGGTGGGGAAACTGTATGAAAGGGTTGCCCGGGAGGGAATGAATGCAGAAGGTTCTCATTTTGTGAGATATGAAGGGCTGCTGGATGACGGGAAATTCAGGATGATTACCTGCCTGCCTGTTTCACAGTATGCTGGCGAGGATACGATGGAGATTTGGGAACCCCACTGCCTGCACCTGAATTATCCGGGAGGCTTTTCCAAAGTATCCGAAGCGCACAGGATTATCCGGAAATACGCGGAGGAACAAGGAATAAAGCTGACAGACAGGGTATATGAAGTGTACAACAAAAACATGACGATAGACGTCTACTATACGATCAGCTGAGGGAAGGAATGGAGAACCCCTGGTTTGTCGTTCTATTATCAGATTAAGGACACAGGCAGGAGGCGAACACAGTGAGATTATCCTTTCGGAGAATGATAAGTGCAGTGCTGGCTGTCTGCATGCTCCTGTCGTTCCTGCCTGCACAAGCTGAGGGAACGGATATTAAAGCTTTGCAGACGCGCCTGCTTGACCTGGGATATGAGATCGGCAAAGCAGACGGGATCCTCGGCAAGAAGTCTTCCGCGGCGATTGCACTGGCGCAGACACTGCTGGCGGAACAGGGATTTGATATACAATCAACCGGAACTCCTGATGCGAAGACGGTTGAGCTGATCATGAAAGAAGAAAACAGCGGATTGCTCCAGATGCTGGTGAAAGGCAGCTGGGGAAGCCGGGTTAAGGAAGTTCAGCAGAAGCTGATCGGCCTGAACCTGATGCGGAGCCATGCGGACGGACAGTACGGCACGAACACAGCAACCGCAGTGCTTACATTTGAAAAACAGCTGGCGGAACAGTTGCCGGACCAGATTAAACCGGATGGTAAACTTACTACAGACGAATATAAGCTGCTGATGAGCGACCTGAGCAAATATGGATTTGAAGCGCCGATCTATTTTGACGATACTCGTCCGGAAACCCTGAAAGAAACATATCTTTACGCGAAGCATGCTTGCCTGATCAATGCGTCAACCGGAGAAACCCTGTTGGAGAAAGCTGCGGATGAACCGGCTGAACCGGCCAGTACGACAAAGATCATGACGCTGTTGACGGCGCTTTCCTTATGCGATCCGGACAAGTCAGTTGTGATTCCAGAAGAGGCGGCGGACATCCCGGCGGACAGTACCCGGGTGCCGGTGACTCCCGGTGAAACGATGATCATGCGGGATCTTCTCTACGGTATGATGATTCGCTCCGGCAATGACGCGGCGAATGCGGTGGCGGTACTTTGTTCCGGAAGCGTGGATGCTTTTGCGGAAGAGATGAACAAGACCGCAGTAAAGCTGGGGATGGAAAACTCCCATTTTGTGAATCCACATGGTTATACGGCAGAGGGACACTATACCTCGGCAAGGGATCTGGTAAAGGCGGCGCGGTACGGACTGACACTGAAGGAATTCCGGGAAATTGTGACTTGCATGTGGTATACCCTGCCGAAGACGGAAAAACGGGATGAAGAGTTGGTGATAACCCAGAAATGGGAGATATTCAATCCTTTGTCAGAATACTATATTCCCAACGCAGCAGGGGTCAAAAGCGGTTATACTTCCACTGCCGGTTTCTGCTATGTGGGTGCCTACCAGGAAAACGGCATTACTCTGATTGCGGCTGTGATGGGTGGCCAGGGCAGGAATATGGCCTGGACAGACCTGAAGCGGCTGTTTGCGTATGGAATGGCCGTAACAAATTAATGAATACTGAAAACTTAAGACTTAAAACTTAAAAATGGAATGGTTACGAGTTGCAAGTGGGGACTTGATATTGCCAGCCTATAATTCGCTTAATGGTTGAGTTGGATAAAACATGCAGTTATTGTTATTTTGGCGAAAGCACGATATGATACGGATGTCAGCTGACAATAACAACTGTGGAGGAACTCAACCATGGATTTAAATATGGGAAGCGTGATCAAAAGACTGCGGACTGAGCATTCGGTCACGCAGGAAGAACTGGCCGCGTATCTGAGGATCTCATTCCAGGCGGTGAGCAAATGGGAAACAGGAACCACTATGCCGGATATTACGCTGCTGCCGAAGCTGGCGGCATTCTTCGGAGTCCGGATTGATGAGCTGTTCTCCGTGAATCATGAGGATGAACTGGAACGGATTGACAACATGCTGAAGCGTGAAGCCATGACGGATCAGAACTATGCCTACGCAAAGCGCGTGCTGGACAGGGTACTGCAGGAGAATCCGAAAGATACCGGCGCTGTGAAACGGTACGCAAAGGTTTATCTGGCGAAAACGAATACTGACCTGCTGGCGGCGGGACGGATGCTGGAAAAAGCGATGGAAGAAAGCCCGCTGGATGAAGAGGTATACTCCCTGTACCGGGCAGTGCGCGGCGGAGGCGAGTATGAACAACACAGCGCTAATGACTGGTTTATCCGGGTCTGTGAGCCGTATGCCAGGAAATATCCGCAGAACCGGAACCTGTATAGGATGCTGATTGAAGCGATGATCAGCAAAAAGTATTTTGACAGGGCCGAGGAACTGCTGAACGCGGTACAGTTTGAAGGGGAAAACCGGTATATGAAGGAGGTTCTGCTCGGGGATATCGCGCAGGCCAGGGGAGAAGCGCAGAAGGCGAAGGAGATCTGGAACAGCATTCCTGAAGATGACTGGCTGGGACAGTATGAAGCGGGTGAGCGGTTCAACCGGCTCAATGAATACGAGAAAACCATAGAATGTTTCAACAACGCCTATAAAGCCCAATCGGCTCCGCATAAGCTGGACATGATGTACTCGCTGGCGTTCCTGTACAAGAAACTGGAACGGTACGCGGAGGCGAAGAAGGCCTGGGAACTGATTACTGAAACTCTGCTCACAGAATACGGAATGACAGAAGAGGACAATGACGTACAGTGGCCCAAACGTGAGATTGCCCAGCTGGAAGCATTGATGCAATAACGGTTGATATAAAAAGATGCGGATTGAATAAGCTCAATCCGCGTCTTTCTATATATTAAAGTATGATCAAAGGAAGAAGTCGATAATGTCCAGGAGGGCGGAAGAAATCACGCCGATTATACTCTCTTTGCGCTTTTCTGCCTTCTGGAATTCGGTGAATTCCTCATCTGTAAGAGGTTTGGGATCCGTTCCCTCGCGGGTCATATCGTAACTGTTGCTGTTCATTTTCTTTCCCTCCTGTGCAATGGATTTCAATCTATGTAAAAAGCCTCTGTGAGAGTGCTTTCATGAATATATACGTTCATTCGGAAGAGATGGCAGTAATGAGTATTGTTTTTGGCAGACATATTTTGGAGACTGGGAAAGGACGAATGACCAGGAATTCCGAAGAGGCGGCTAAGTTTATCCAAAGCCTGAAAGAGTTAATCCAATCGATGTCGAAAGAATAACTGCAGAGAAGCGAAACACAGTAAAGACGCGGATCAAATTGATCCGCGTCCTTTTTTGAAATTTCCCGGCATCCCGGATCTCAAAGATGAAAAGATAATTGCTAAAAACAGAGATATAGCAAAGTTCATTTTGCCAATCTGAGTATTTATACCTGGACGGAATCCAGATACATTGGATGTGGTAAAGAGTAAGGCAGAGTCTGCATAGAAAGAAAGATTACATGCCTTACGCTCTCCAAGAGCTTATATGTGTATTGTGAAAGGAAACCATATAATTATGCCTGAAACGAAAAAGATCCTGGTTTTGCGGCGAAATCAAAAACCGTTTCCTAAAACATATATAAATACATAATCTGGATTTCTTACCTGAACACCTGCAAAACCTCGGGAACTGCTGAAAATGGCTTGCAGAATTTACGGTATTGTTACACCGTGTTTTCGGTGCACATGATATAATTTGACCATAGAGTACCGGTTTGATGGGAATCGGAAGAAAACGGATACGAATGGGTGCCGGCATAAGGAGAGAAACTATTTTTCGAAGGCGGAGGAGACCGGAATGAAAAAGGGGACGACATTATTCATCGCGATTATCTGTATTCTGGCGATAACCACGGTTGGTTTGTATACAGGGTATGAAGAAAAAAAGGAACAAATTGAAGCACTGCAGCAGGATATGCTGATCCGGGATGATATGGATGGCGCTTTCAGTGAGGAGATCGCAGAAAAAGATAAACAGATCCAGGGACTGGCAGACGTTCTTGAAGAGAAAGACCGGAAGATCCAGGATCTGAAGGATGACCTTCAGGAAATGGGACAGCAGGTTACAGCGTTGACGAATGATGCGGAACAGTATGTGGAACGGATCAATGCCCTGAACGCGGACGTATCCTCCAGGGACAGCAGGATTGGGGAACTGGAAGCGTCAATTACTGAAAAGGAAGGCAAAATCGGGGAGCTGGAAACAATCGTTGCTGGGAAGGACAGCAAAGTCGGGGAACTGGAAGCAGCCATCTCTGAGAAAGACAGTAAGATTGGAGAACTGGAAGGCAGTATTTCTGCGGCACAGGAGAAGATTGATTCCCTGAATACGGATCTTACGGACAAGACAAAATCAATCGACGCGTTAAATGCGGATATCCTGAGCAAAAACAGCCAGATTGAATCCCTAAGCGCTGAGAGTGACAGTACGAAGGAGACTTTACAGACCGTACAAAACCTGGAGACAGAACTGGCCGGGAAAGAAGAGAAGATCAAAGAACTGAATGACAGTATTGCGGAAAAGGATGAGATTATTGAGGATCTGAAGGTGAAGGTCCAGAATCTGGAGATACTGCTGAATACTTTTGCCCAGAACAAAGACAAGGACGAGGGAACAGCAGGAACAAACGGGCTGGCTTCCGTACGTCCAATGGTTACGATGGATTTTGACAAATATACAATGTCTGAGCCCGGGAAGATTCAAGTTGTTATAACGGTGACCAATACCGGTGAGGAGGACATGAATGAGCCGGTGACACTGTATTATCCTAATGACAAGAAGGTGAATGAGTTCGGCGA is a window encoding:
- a CDS encoding helix-turn-helix domain-containing protein yields the protein MMYLSANLKKYRIMKELTQEDVAEYLGITAQSVSKWERGESYPDITFLPALANIFETSVDLLLGMDTIRAEETRRGIHAKAVAYQQEEDYEAAAKTYREALLTYPNDPGMMLGLAGALALQGETAEAIELMEKGLPLSANEKQKATIRAALCFLYLKAGKEDKANALASRLPHMRESREVIQPLVQSTMDSAAIEENVRKILLG
- a CDS encoding creatininase family protein; amino-acid sequence: MKDLSLMTWKEIQAADKKKSIVFVVMAPIEEHGWCLPLATDLLEGVYWSKGAMQKLEQRLGAECFYLPPFPVAAASVNEFYGSIHFSMKDTCRIACGILESIQCMGFWHIVVIASHADPQHQIAIEKAVRKANARNGLSVFAPMGQIFMGVGVKPLAQLEAFEKEHGNDYHAGWIETSSLLDIDEQYVREGFRELPSSRITDRDMIFRKKQLEAMGEYGHIGSPDLATKELGKQLNDNCIDSICDAVEKFYHRSEYEKYGEYTLYKILPLHIGFLGKVRRRKVAK
- a CDS encoding MerR family transcriptional regulator, with the protein product MTYTRGQFAVMGNVGRKALRLYHEEGLLAPVSINEENGYHYYDDTQLETLERIKRLRKIGLSLFEIKQILDGKVQEEEIVDSKIREKDELLKELKALAGETGKQETAYDGKPDTQPFERTKCICIEENVELENLGMSVGKLYERVAREGMNAEGSHFVRYEGLLDDGKFRMITCLPVSQYAGEDTMEIWEPHCLHLNYPGGFSKVSEAHRIIRKYAEEQGIKLTDRVYEVYNKNMTIDVYYTIS
- a CDS encoding peptidoglycan-binding protein: MISAVLAVCMLLSFLPAQAEGTDIKALQTRLLDLGYEIGKADGILGKKSSAAIALAQTLLAEQGFDIQSTGTPDAKTVELIMKEENSGLLQMLVKGSWGSRVKEVQQKLIGLNLMRSHADGQYGTNTATAVLTFEKQLAEQLPDQIKPDGKLTTDEYKLLMSDLSKYGFEAPIYFDDTRPETLKETYLYAKHACLINASTGETLLEKAADEPAEPASTTKIMTLLTALSLCDPDKSVVIPEEAADIPADSTRVPVTPGETMIMRDLLYGMMIRSGNDAANAVAVLCSGSVDAFAEEMNKTAVKLGMENSHFVNPHGYTAEGHYTSARDLVKAARYGLTLKEFREIVTCMWYTLPKTEKRDEELVITQKWEIFNPLSEYYIPNAAGVKSGYTSTAGFCYVGAYQENGITLIAAVMGGQGRNMAWTDLKRLFAYGMAVTN
- a CDS encoding helix-turn-helix domain-containing protein — protein: MDLNMGSVIKRLRTEHSVTQEELAAYLRISFQAVSKWETGTTMPDITLLPKLAAFFGVRIDELFSVNHEDELERIDNMLKREAMTDQNYAYAKRVLDRVLQENPKDTGAVKRYAKVYLAKTNTDLLAAGRMLEKAMEESPLDEEVYSLYRAVRGGGEYEQHSANDWFIRVCEPYARKYPQNRNLYRMLIEAMISKKYFDRAEELLNAVQFEGENRYMKEVLLGDIAQARGEAQKAKEIWNSIPEDDWLGQYEAGERFNRLNEYEKTIECFNNAYKAQSAPHKLDMMYSLAFLYKKLERYAEAKKAWELITETLLTEYGMTEEDNDVQWPKREIAQLEALMQ